Proteins from a genomic interval of Papaver somniferum cultivar HN1 chromosome 4, ASM357369v1, whole genome shotgun sequence:
- the LOC113272188 gene encoding uncharacterized protein LOC113272188 — MVGSLPRSPPASHPDEEVVAALVVIGGVALEEILGRVEAALALLPVSVEKQLDKIMRQFLWGSSKQKSKKSWVDWKTVYLPKERGGVGIKKLRIMNKKLHAKWIWRYGNEERALWRKVVHHKFGGNQKAFLPNQTSNSVGKSLWSGILKSASAVELNSVIQVNIGDMNLKESEVEDISHLLNLLPNINSNSGSDQRIWQAGNHGFSVAECYKALEDEGLIMFPYKYVWNPRIPQKVVFFTWTLCYNAAPTLDSYKNSIVVNGCLLCKKAAESNQHIFLHCETTRNVIWEWRRKKGAAISIKKWIWDIYPFAIWWAIWIERNDRLFNGRYKTLDSIINGVKTLVFNCCVGRDIFQGYSLNTVWKTGRL; from the exons ATGGTAGGTTCGCTTCCTCGGTCCCCTCCAGCCTCCCATCCCGATGAAGAAGTGGTAGCAGCTCTGGTGGTAATTGGAGGTGTcgcgctcgaagaaatattaggaagAGTAGAGGCGGCTCtcgctctg TTGCCAGTGTCAGTTGAGAAGCAGTTAGATAAAATCATGAGACAATTTTTATGGGGTTCTTCAAAGCAGAAGTCAAAGAAGAGTTGGGTGGATTGGAAAACAGTGTATTTACCTAAAGAAagaggaggtgtagggattaaaAAGTTGAGAATcatgaacaaaaaattacatgctAAGTGGATATGGAGGTATGGTAATGAAGAAAGAGCTTTATGGAGGAAGGTAGTCCATCACAAATTTGGAGGTAACCAAAAAGCATTCTTGCCAAATCAAACTAGCAACTCAGTTGGAAAAAGTTTATGGTCTGGTATTTTGAAGAGTGCTTCTGCTGTGGAGTTAAATTCTGTAATTCAAGTCAACATTGGGGATAT GAACTTGAAGGAGTCTGAAGTGGAAGATATATCACATTTACTAAACTTACTTCCTAATATTAATTCTAATTCTGGAAGTGATCAAAGAATTTGGCAGGCAGGTAATCATGGTTTTTCTGTGGCTGAATGTTATAAGGCTCTTGAAGATGAAGGTTTGATTATGTTCCCTTACAAATATGTATGGAATCCTAGAATTCCACAGAAGGTGGTCTTCTTCACTTGGACTCTATGTTATAATGCAGCTCCAACTTTAGATTCTTACAAGAATTCTATTGTGGTCAATGGCTGCTTGCTTTGCAAGAAGGCAGCTGAATCAAATCAGCACATTTTCTTGCACTGTGAAACTACAAG GAATGTTATTTGGGAATGGAGAAGGAAGAAGGGTGCTGCAATTTCTATAAAGAAATGGATCTGGGATATTTATCCTTTTGCAATTTGGTGGGCAATTTGGATTGAGAGGAATGATAGATTATTCAATGGCAGGTATAAAACTTTGGACTCAATCATTAATGGTGTCAAAACTTTAGTTTTCAACTGCTGTGTGGGTAGAGACATTTTCCAGGGCTACTCTTTGAACACGGTCTGGAAAACTGGAAGGTTGTAA